From the genome of Sander lucioperca isolate FBNREF2018 chromosome 1, SLUC_FBN_1.2, whole genome shotgun sequence, one region includes:
- the LOC116062454 gene encoding catechol O-methyltransferase-like, which produces MWLVVLSVPLLPAFIVVSSRYCVKVAVLCHRALAWALRLVRGRVCVRSTHAFVFSKCTHGKVDSVLETFDLYAGTHPSLCISPQIGEALDEAVRRVRPSRVLELGMHCGYSSVRLLRLLPSAGRLITVELDPLTAELGEEIILVAGFKHSQFQVLTSSSAEAILTLRSVLELNQEASEGLNLVLMDHDPQQYLPDLLALERGELLCPSGCSVLLIYRNQRAGDLREILSYIRARPDCYCIKSKLQFMTEIFYQKESIRVDRVSRM; this is translated from the exons ATGTGGCTCGTGGTCCTTTCTGTCCCGCTGCTTCCTGCCTTCATCGTGGTATCCAGTCGGTATTGTGTCAAAGTTGCCGTGCTGTGCCACCGAGCTCTGGCCTGGGCGCTGAGGCTGGTGCgagggagagtgtgtgtaaGGAGCACCCACGCCTTCGTGTTTTCCAAATGCACCCATGGCAAAGTTGACAGCGTCCTGGAGACTTTTGACCTTTACGCCGGCACACACCCCTCCCTCTGCATCAGCCCACAGATTG GTGAAGCATTGGATGAAGCGGTGAGGCGTGTCCGTCCCTCCCGGGTGTTGGAGCTGGGGATGCACTGTGGCTACAGTTCTGTCCGCCTGCTGCGtctgctgccctctgctggcaGACTGATCACAGTGGAGCTGGACCCACTCACAGCAGAGCTAGGGGAGGAAATTATACTGGTGGCTGGCTTCAAACACTCCCAG TTCCAGGTGTTGACATCTAGCTCAGCTGAGGCCATCTTAACTTTGCGTTCAGTTCTTGAGCTTAATCAAGAAGCTAGTGAAGGGCTCAATCTGGTACTGATGGACCATGACCCCCAGCAGTACCTTCCAGACCTGCTGGCTCTGGAGAGAGGGGAGCTCCTCTGCCCCTCTGGCTGCTCCGTCCTTCTGATCTACAGGAACCAAAGAGCTGGAGATCTCAGAGAAATCCTGAGTTACATCAGAGCGAGGCCCGACTGCTACTGCATCAAGTCAAAGCTTCAGTTTATGACGGAGATTTTCTACCAAAAGGAAAGCATAAGGGTAGATAGGGTTAGCAGAATGTAA